A stretch of the uncultured Desulfobacter sp. genome encodes the following:
- a CDS encoding NADAR family protein, whose translation MFEQDLYSNLATIPITIDSFTWHSAEQYYQASKFTDEEIITKIKECSNPFLCAAIGQTREFKLRDDWEEIKVSVMERAIRARFDQHPDLADILKRSKGTLYDHSAADDFWGIGANVTGKILMKIRDELQSTPD comes from the coding sequence ATGTTTGAACAGGATTTATATTCGAATTTAGCGACCATTCCCATTACAATTGACTCATTTACCTGGCACTCTGCCGAACAATACTATCAAGCATCAAAATTTACTGATGAAGAGATCATTACGAAAATTAAAGAGTGCTCAAATCCATTTCTATGTGCTGCCATCGGCCAAACCAGAGAGTTTAAACTTCGAGATGATTGGGAAGAGATAAAAGTTTCCGTCATGGAGCGGGCCATCCGTGCCCGTTTTGATCAACATCCTGACCTGGCCGACATACTCAAGCGCAGTAAAGGCACGCTATATGATCATTCGGCAGCTGACGATTTTTGGGGTATCGGTGCCAATGTCACGGGTAAAATACTAATGAAAATCCGGGATGAGTTACAATCAACACCTGATTGA
- a CDS encoding chitobiase/beta-hexosaminidase C-terminal domain-containing protein — protein sequence MVKSSVVYDALTQTGVMEIKLRNTGTQDITYPIKVAVMEIFYSLNNADLDGDGDVDGKDVALFIRLIGTPDSISLLDFINSLGRTDLVSATVTEPLAYKITNSAGSTPDGLPYLLYTAQESCQVLSPGQETASETWRVFLPVDAFVEGRTFNFMVKAFSGDDSAPPELDIIEPAEDADLETARPTVRVTFQDEESDIDTSSLTVKVNDVAVSTSGFTVTSTGATGQVPEDLPLNDNTITVSIADMSGNTKEATVNFMVQPDTDTDADSIPDWWETLHFSTLAADTDSDGDGISNYDEYLAGTDPNNADTQAPEVLNRYPSTGTGSVATQGNPFEMIVTFIDSGSGIASVVLLDEDGVDISSQAVITGNTITLTMENPENKAYQYQLILIDEAGNKTIEDFSFTIDSLLPLVTPTIAPGHYASAFTVDLNCSEAADIYYSTDGYPPFEGAANTTAQTTPVTGISIDKTTHLQYFAIDEAGNTGPTQSAIYHLNSTIPVTQIQAQQGENDDVALSWTPVTQAAKYHVYRVANLVDKQILEDCVANGIAPPARLRILDGITGEIANDDQVVPGTTYYYGITINTPQALEGPLSELASVEFSGSLTAEDKDEAIQRAKTWLKANQDTLGSWGSEKNRLLVTSQVLNALNSLGEDDAAVRKGVFFLRGNYADNNDFLGRQINTLYDFGQNVDYLVAKLISQAYISGTTIYGWGTRPGYHPDPVSTAVGASTVSKTTKETSLSNNSFNALRTNWSSLFFSTEDYRFGWVADAEASVYVSSQIYHILSENLAASALTNFTNDWIIATQADNGDGSFGNGLIDTAAALLWLELTDSNKNSAVTYLVIQQKADGSWASDPYITGLCLQALTNMD from the coding sequence TTGGTTAAGTCAAGTGTCGTCTATGATGCTTTGACGCAAACCGGTGTCATGGAAATCAAACTGCGAAACACAGGCACCCAGGACATCACTTATCCGATCAAAGTGGCTGTTATGGAAATTTTTTATTCCCTGAACAATGCCGATCTTGACGGCGACGGGGATGTTGACGGCAAGGATGTGGCGCTGTTCATACGGCTTATCGGAACCCCGGATTCCATCTCTTTGTTGGATTTTATAAATTCTTTGGGACGGACAGACCTTGTATCCGCAACAGTGACAGAACCCTTGGCATACAAAATAACCAACAGCGCAGGATCTACACCTGACGGATTGCCCTACCTTCTTTATACTGCGCAGGAATCCTGCCAGGTATTGTCTCCGGGACAGGAAACCGCTTCTGAAACATGGCGGGTTTTTCTTCCGGTAGATGCTTTTGTAGAAGGCAGGACCTTTAATTTCATGGTAAAAGCGTTTTCAGGGGATGATTCCGCCCCGCCGGAACTTGATATTATCGAACCTGCAGAAGATGCTGATTTAGAAACAGCCCGCCCCACGGTCAGGGTCACTTTTCAGGATGAAGAATCCGACATTGATACCTCTTCCTTAACCGTTAAAGTAAACGACGTTGCTGTCAGCACTTCCGGTTTTACCGTCACCTCAACCGGGGCCACCGGACAGGTTCCCGAAGATCTTCCCCTTAATGATAATACCATCACTGTGAGTATTGCAGATATGTCCGGAAATACAAAAGAGGCCACCGTTAATTTTATGGTGCAGCCTGATACGGATACGGACGCAGACAGCATTCCGGATTGGTGGGAGACATTGCACTTTTCAACCTTGGCTGCTGATACCGATTCCGATGGAGACGGGATCTCCAATTACGATGAATACCTTGCAGGTACCGATCCCAATAATGCCGATACCCAGGCGCCCGAAGTTTTAAACCGGTATCCTTCTACCGGCACAGGTTCAGTGGCTACCCAGGGAAATCCTTTTGAAATGATCGTCACTTTTATTGATAGCGGCTCCGGTATTGCCTCTGTTGTTCTGCTGGATGAAGACGGGGTGGATATTTCCAGCCAGGCGGTTATCACCGGCAACACCATTACCCTTACCATGGAAAATCCGGAAAACAAGGCGTATCAATACCAGTTAATCCTCATAGACGAGGCGGGTAATAAAACCATAGAAGACTTTTCTTTCACGATAGACAGCCTCCTGCCTCTTGTTACGCCGACCATAGCCCCAGGGCATTATGCGTCTGCGTTTACAGTGGATTTAAACTGTTCGGAAGCCGCAGACATTTATTATTCCACGGACGGATACCCGCCTTTTGAGGGGGCGGCCAATACAACCGCGCAGACAACTCCCGTGACAGGAATCAGTATCGACAAAACAACCCACCTTCAATATTTTGCAATAGACGAGGCCGGTAATACCGGGCCCACCCAAAGCGCCATCTATCACCTGAATTCCACGATCCCCGTAACACAGATCCAGGCACAGCAAGGAGAAAATGACGATGTCGCCCTCTCTTGGACTCCTGTAACCCAGGCTGCAAAATATCACGTATACCGGGTGGCCAACCTGGTTGATAAACAAATTCTGGAAGACTGCGTTGCCAACGGTATCGCTCCTCCGGCCCGGTTAAGGATTCTTGACGGCATTACCGGAGAGATTGCAAACGACGACCAGGTTGTTCCCGGAACCACATACTATTACGGGATAACAATAAACACCCCGCAAGCCCTGGAAGGTCCCTTGTCTGAATTGGCATCCGTTGAATTTTCCGGCTCATTAACAGCCGAAGATAAGGATGAGGCAATCCAAAGAGCCAAAACCTGGCTTAAGGCAAACCAAGACACGCTTGGTTCCTGGGGGAGTGAAAAAAACAGACTCCTTGTAACAAGCCAGGTCCTTAACGCACTTAACTCTTTAGGAGAAGACGATGCCGCCGTAAGAAAAGGCGTTTTCTTCCTTAGAGGCAATTATGCAGACAACAATGATTTTTTAGGACGCCAAATCAACACGCTTTATGATTTTGGGCAAAATGTTGATTATCTTGTGGCCAAGCTGATCTCCCAGGCATATATCAGCGGGACAACCATATATGGGTGGGGAACCCGGCCCGGGTATCATCCGGACCCTGTGAGTACGGCTGTAGGGGCATCCACTGTATCAAAAACGACAAAAGAGACTTCATTAAGTAATAATAGTTTTAATGCCTTAAGAACCAACTGGTCCAGCCTGTTTTTTAGTACGGAAGACTATCGTTTCGGCTGGGTGGCAGATGCTGAGGCAAGCGTTTATGTTTCAAGCCAGATCTATCATATACTTTCTGAAAACCTTGCTGCCTCAGCTCTGACGAATTTCACCAATGACTGGATCATAGCCACCCAGGCTGACAATGGAGACGGATCATTCGGCAACGGATTAATTGATACCGCTGCTGCGCTTTTGTGGCTGGAACTTACGGACAGCAATAAAAATTCTGCCGTCACATACCTTGTAATCCAGCAAAAGGCTGACGGTTCCTGGGCAAGTGATCCTTATATTACAGGTTTGTGCCTCCAAGCGCTTACAAACATGGATTGA
- the rlmN gene encoding 23S rRNA (adenine(2503)-C(2))-methyltransferase RlmN produces MIDILSQPLDELTLTLRNDYGKGLFHAEALYREVFKNGGNNIGNAPEFKGSPRLWTALEKTIHLSPGQVEKTIKEEGLVKFITELTDGLKIESVIIPMTRHNTLCVSSQVGCKMGCKFCQTARMGFKRSLSTSEIVGQVLNARHHLGYDIKNIVFMGMGEPFDNFDRVMTAVKILNCQKGCDIALRHMTISTCGVVLGIERLAQMNLPNIRLAISINGPDDATRSALMPVNRRWPLAALKKCLEAYPLPPRGVFLFEYILIKGVNDSMDHAQKLARFIHPLPVRLNLIPYNPVTGFDHQSPSDEQMHDFAQMLTDKGVFVIKRWSRGRSVSAGCGQLGKI; encoded by the coding sequence ATGATTGATATTTTGAGCCAGCCTTTGGATGAATTGACTCTGACCCTGCGAAATGATTACGGCAAGGGGCTCTTTCATGCCGAAGCCCTGTACCGGGAAGTGTTTAAAAATGGCGGAAATAATATCGGTAACGCGCCTGAATTCAAAGGGTCGCCCAGACTGTGGACGGCCCTTGAGAAAACAATTCACCTGTCACCCGGCCAGGTAGAAAAAACCATTAAAGAAGAAGGGTTGGTCAAGTTTATCACTGAGCTGACCGACGGTCTGAAGATTGAATCGGTTATCATTCCCATGACCCGGCACAATACCCTTTGCGTTTCAAGCCAGGTGGGGTGCAAAATGGGATGCAAATTCTGCCAGACCGCCCGCATGGGATTTAAGCGCAGCCTGTCCACATCTGAAATCGTGGGCCAGGTATTGAATGCCCGGCATCACCTTGGTTATGATATAAAAAATATTGTATTTATGGGTATGGGAGAGCCTTTTGATAATTTTGACAGGGTAATGACCGCAGTCAAAATACTCAACTGCCAGAAAGGATGCGATATTGCCCTGCGCCATATGACCATCTCCACCTGCGGTGTGGTGCTGGGTATTGAGCGACTGGCACAGATGAATCTGCCCAATATCCGCCTGGCAATTTCAATAAACGGCCCGGACGATGCGACCCGGTCCGCCTTGATGCCTGTGAACCGGCGCTGGCCCCTTGCTGCGCTGAAAAAATGCCTTGAAGCGTATCCCCTGCCCCCACGGGGCGTATTTCTTTTTGAATATATCCTCATCAAAGGGGTCAACGACTCAATGGACCACGCCCAGAAACTGGCACGGTTCATCCATCCGCTCCCCGTGCGTTTGAATCTGATTCCCTATAACCCCGTGACCGGGTTTGACCATCAAAGTCCCAGTGATGAACAGATGCATGACTTTGCCCAAATGCTGACAGACAAAGGGGTGTTTGTGATCAAAAGATGGAGCAGGGGCAGGTCTGTCAGTGCCGGATGTGGCCAGCTGGGAAAAATTTGA
- a CDS encoding GGDEF domain-containing protein, with amino-acid sequence MNYSESNSQAGEFLRLTLGFLAQHNLSATPVNYTVWYEYASGKNPKLKQTIDQMLKKKLPLNNNHVEVLYQKFISDGDRVVISRLLTKLNLMLREITSHVVETEGDLSSHGQTLDSLAAQIKETHDFDGVKEIIDQMLDTTRAIIQSGSRLQTRMKVSSEDLKQLHKELEISQKEARTDSLTGLTNRRGLEKRLEIERIRARQNNSPFSVIMLDIDHFKAVNDTFGHLVGDSLLKGFADILSGLVRRNDLATRYGGEEFLILLPETNVEGAYAVSEKIRNILCEKEWTIKDSGKRIGQVRASMGIAQYKLGETGNEVITRADEAMYHAKNTGRDRIVIHSDLKT; translated from the coding sequence ATGAACTACAGCGAATCCAACTCCCAGGCCGGAGAATTTTTAAGATTGACGCTCGGCTTTTTAGCACAACACAACCTGTCTGCAACCCCTGTCAATTATACGGTGTGGTATGAGTACGCTTCAGGGAAAAATCCTAAGCTAAAACAAACCATTGACCAGATGCTTAAAAAAAAGCTGCCCTTGAACAACAATCATGTTGAGGTCCTATACCAAAAATTCATATCCGACGGAGACCGGGTGGTTATTTCACGTCTTTTAACCAAACTAAACCTGATGCTCAGAGAAATAACCAGTCATGTGGTAGAAACGGAAGGCGACCTCTCCAGCCATGGCCAGACCCTTGACAGCCTTGCCGCTCAGATAAAGGAGACCCACGATTTTGACGGTGTCAAAGAGATCATAGACCAGATGTTGGATACAACCAGAGCCATCATCCAATCGGGATCGCGCCTGCAAACACGAATGAAAGTATCTTCCGAAGACCTAAAGCAGCTTCACAAAGAGCTTGAAATTTCCCAAAAGGAAGCCAGGACTGACTCACTGACCGGACTGACCAACCGCAGGGGGCTTGAGAAAAGATTGGAAATTGAACGTATCCGGGCCCGCCAGAACAACTCGCCTTTTTCCGTGATCATGCTGGATATTGACCATTTTAAAGCCGTGAATGATACCTTTGGGCACCTTGTGGGGGACAGTCTGCTGAAAGGATTTGCCGATATACTTTCCGGCCTGGTGCGCCGTAATGATTTAGCTACACGATATGGCGGTGAAGAATTTTTGATTCTCCTGCCTGAAACAAATGTTGAAGGCGCATATGCCGTTTCTGAAAAAATTAGAAATATTTTATGTGAAAAAGAGTGGACCATCAAGGATTCGGGCAAGCGTATCGGACAGGTCAGGGCATCCATGGGGATTGCCCAGTATAAACTTGGTGAAACAGGGAATGAGGTGATCACCCGGGCTGACGAAGCCATGTACCATGCCAAAAACACAGGCAGAGATCGTATAGTTATTCATTCAGACCTGAAAACATAG
- a CDS encoding NUDIX hydrolase — MTSSPAGSPREYPDQPALAVGAVVFKDNKVLLVKRGNPPAQGVWAIPGGSVELGETLKTAAEREVFEETGIVIKAGDPIFSFESIHRDDKDRVRFHYYIVDVAASYISGEPTAGDDALEVGWISKEELCRLNVNPSTVTLLLQNFNFG, encoded by the coding sequence ATGACCTCTTCACCTGCCGGCAGCCCTAGAGAATATCCTGATCAACCTGCCCTTGCAGTCGGTGCTGTTGTATTCAAAGACAACAAGGTCTTGCTGGTCAAACGGGGCAATCCACCTGCTCAAGGCGTCTGGGCGATCCCGGGGGGCAGCGTGGAATTGGGAGAAACCCTTAAAACGGCAGCTGAGCGGGAGGTTTTCGAGGAAACCGGAATTGTCATCAAGGCCGGGGACCCCATATTTTCATTTGAATCCATTCACAGGGATGACAAGGATCGGGTCAGATTTCATTATTATATCGTGGATGTTGCGGCAAGTTATATCAGTGGCGAGCCCACTGCCGGCGATGATGCCCTGGAGGTTGGATGGATTTCCAAAGAAGAGCTATGTCGTCTTAATGTCAATCCATCCACCGTGACACTTCTTCTTCAAAATTTCAATTTTGGATAA
- a CDS encoding Sir2 family NAD-dependent protein deacetylase, with amino-acid sequence MDTAELLEPFKDNNKRITVLTGAGISAESGIPTFRGPEGYWTVGSREYRPEQMATHSMFTQNPWEVWAWYLYRHTVCKNAEPNSGHHAIVKMEEIFKDRFCLITQNVDGLHLRAGNKIDRTYQIHGNLNYMRCSGECTPKLFDFPENMPDKQKDQPVTDQEKELLTCARCGSLTRPHVLWFDECYNETWYKAESAMAWATSTDLLLVVGTAGATNLPMQIGMMVARNPEAVIVDINPSDNPFRQFAARHDRGIVLDGTGGQFLPELLSLWQT; translated from the coding sequence ATGGACACCGCTGAACTGCTTGAACCGTTTAAGGATAACAACAAACGCATCACCGTTTTAACCGGCGCCGGGATTTCCGCTGAAAGCGGCATTCCGACATTTCGGGGGCCTGAAGGGTATTGGACTGTGGGGTCCAGAGAATACCGGCCCGAACAGATGGCCACCCACAGCATGTTTACCCAAAACCCTTGGGAAGTCTGGGCTTGGTACCTTTATCGCCATACTGTATGCAAAAATGCAGAACCCAATTCCGGCCACCACGCCATTGTTAAAATGGAAGAAATTTTTAAGGATAGGTTCTGCCTAATCACTCAAAATGTGGACGGTCTTCATCTGCGGGCCGGCAACAAAATTGACCGAACCTATCAGATCCATGGGAATCTAAATTATATGCGCTGTTCAGGAGAATGCACGCCAAAACTTTTTGACTTCCCAGAAAACATGCCGGACAAACAAAAAGATCAGCCGGTGACAGACCAAGAAAAAGAGCTGCTGACCTGCGCGAGGTGCGGCAGCCTTACCCGTCCTCATGTCCTATGGTTTGATGAATGCTACAACGAAACCTGGTACAAGGCAGAGTCCGCAATGGCATGGGCGACCTCAACCGATCTTCTCCTGGTGGTGGGCACGGCCGGGGCCACCAACCTTCCCATGCAGATCGGCATGATGGTGGCCAGAAATCCTGAAGCGGTCATTGTGGATATCAACCCAAGCGATAATCCATTCAGGCAGTTTGCAGCCCGGCATGACCGGGGGATTGTCCTTGACGGCACCGGGGGCCAATTTCTACCCGAACTGCTGTCCCTGTGGCAAACATAA